A segment of the Conexibacter woesei Iso977N genome:
CCCGTTCATCGTGCTGCTGGCGGCGATCATCCCGTTCACGCGGCTGGTCGTCGGGACGTCGCTGGGCACCAGCGCGGTGATCGTCCCGCTGGTCGTCGCGCTGGTCCCGTTCTACGCGCGCGTCGTCGAGACGACGCTGCGCGAGGTCCCGCGCGAGCTGATCGAGATGGCGCGCGCGGCCGGCGCGTCGCGCACCCAGACCGTGGCGAAGGTCCTGCTCCCCGAGGCGCTCCCCGGCCTCGTCGCGGGGTTGACCATCACCTTGGTCGCGATCGTCGGCTTCTCCGCCATGGGCGGCGCGGTCGGCGGCGGCGGCCTCGGCGAGCTGGCGATCGACTACGGCTACAACCGCTTCGACGGCAACGTGATGCTCGCG
Coding sequences within it:
- a CDS encoding methionine ABC transporter permease, which codes for MRAAAILATDTAWGDMWPLLWPALKDTLNMVLISTAFVAALGIPLGVALHVTASGGLRPVRPVSAVLSVVVGIGRSVPFIVLLAAIIPFTRLVVGTSLGTSAVIVPLVVALVPFYARVVETTLREVPRELIEMARAAGASRTQTVAKVLLPEALPGLVAGLTITLVAIVGFSAMGGAVGGGGLGELAIDYGYNRFDGNVMLATVVLLVVVVQLFQLAGDLLSRRLSHR